Proteins from a single region of Runella sp. SP2:
- a CDS encoding PhoPQ-activated pathogenicity-related family protein: MRKPFFKLFLIAAIVWVATPLLRAQQANVTPETALKSYINNGDDTFTWELKDSFPMGDVTGYNLLLTSQKWRGITWRHQLTVFVPKENTHDGALLFITGGSNKDEQPNWSTKDKLWLPLAGISSKNKAIVVLLKQAPNQPLYGKLTEDALISYTLHNFKKDGDYTWPLLFPMVKSAVKAMDAVQAFSKQKLNHEVNSFVVTGASKRGWTTWLSAAIDDARVKAIGPMVIDMLNMPATLDYQLKSYGEYSVQIEDYVKLEIPQTANTPKGAAITTMIDPYSYRAKLTVPKIIFIGTNDEYWTVDAIKHYYDQIPGQNMIHYVPNAGHDLGGGAQVLEALSAFFGTTINNRAYPTPKWKASSSRKGVKLSINTASDGLIDAIVWSATSADKDFRNEKWTSQSLGVSNAAKIKLKENYPSSGYKAFYVDLKYKNPEGGTYTVSTRVFLTDQKKVL; encoded by the coding sequence ATGCGTAAGCCATTTTTTAAACTCTTTTTGATAGCAGCCATCGTTTGGGTGGCTACGCCGCTTCTTCGGGCCCAACAAGCAAACGTTACCCCCGAAACTGCCCTAAAAAGTTACATCAACAACGGTGACGATACCTTTACGTGGGAATTGAAAGACTCGTTTCCGATGGGCGACGTGACGGGCTATAACCTTCTCTTGACTTCCCAAAAATGGCGAGGAATTACGTGGCGTCACCAGCTTACGGTCTTTGTTCCCAAAGAAAATACCCACGATGGCGCGCTGTTGTTTATCACGGGTGGTTCCAATAAAGACGAGCAGCCCAACTGGAGCACCAAAGACAAACTTTGGTTGCCCTTGGCAGGAATTTCGTCCAAAAATAAAGCCATTGTAGTGTTGTTGAAACAAGCACCTAACCAACCACTTTACGGCAAATTGACCGAAGATGCGCTCATTTCTTATACCTTACACAACTTCAAAAAGGACGGCGATTATACCTGGCCGTTGTTGTTTCCGATGGTGAAAAGCGCGGTGAAAGCTATGGACGCTGTACAAGCATTTTCAAAACAAAAACTTAACCACGAGGTTAATAGCTTTGTAGTAACAGGCGCTTCAAAACGTGGGTGGACAACGTGGCTCTCGGCGGCTATTGATGATGCACGCGTGAAAGCCATCGGGCCAATGGTGATTGACATGCTCAACATGCCTGCAACGCTTGATTATCAGCTTAAAAGCTACGGTGAGTATAGCGTTCAAATTGAAGATTACGTAAAGTTGGAGATTCCTCAAACGGCGAATACGCCCAAAGGAGCCGCCATTACGACCATGATTGACCCATATTCGTACCGTGCAAAGTTGACAGTGCCTAAAATCATTTTCATTGGTACCAACGACGAATACTGGACGGTGGACGCCATCAAACATTACTATGACCAGATTCCTGGACAAAACATGATTCACTACGTACCCAACGCTGGGCACGATTTGGGCGGCGGAGCGCAAGTACTGGAAGCGCTGAGTGCCTTTTTTGGAACGACCATCAACAACCGCGCGTATCCAACCCCTAAATGGAAGGCGTCGTCGAGCCGTAAAGGCGTGAAATTGAGTATAAATACGGCAAGCGATGGTTTAATAGACGCGATTGTTTGGTCGGCAACTTCGGCAGACAAAGATTTTAGAAACGAGAAGTGGACAAGTCAGTCGTTGGGAGTGTCGAATGCCGCCAAAATTAAGTTAAAAGAAAACTACCCAAGCAGCGGCTACAAAGCGTTTTACGTTGACTTAAAATACAAAAACCCCGAAGGAGGTACCTATACTGTAAGTACCCGTGTATTCCTGACAGACCAGAAAAAGGTGCTTTAA
- a CDS encoding SusC/RagA family TonB-linked outer membrane protein: MIENSTLSQMLRCLGMMMLVVGLCISKTVAQTRTVSGKITSKEDGAPMPGVNVILKGTQKGSTSNATGTYSIEVSGANPTLVFSFVGYDASEVLVGNRNVVDIVLTPGIENLKEVVVTALGIKREEKSLGYSVGKIDSKDLNRVAQENVLNAMAGKVAGVTISSTGGTGSSVSMVIRGATSLSSDNQPLFVVDGVPLANTLNNISQVGNDNRADFGNSISSLNPDDIESVSILKGPSAAALYGSRAGNGVVLITTKSGSKAKKMTVSITSNTVFDKPFKYLKWQTQFGTGQFSAIPPSISGTPLSNPFGGLIQENVAATYGAALDKGYEEVQWNSPIGADGKPMKMPLVSHPNNVRNFVQTGVTTTNGVSIANSTDMFNYRLSYSNMQHKGIVPNSDLFRNTINLNTSVKVSDKLRVSTNLDLSRSNSNNRPAGNRGANPLQWAYAVSPHTDIRDLENYWLPGQEGLQQRSQFKGIWNNPYFLAYEVNNSFVRDRAFGNIRAEWQITPEISLMGRYAIDTYNEKREMKVANSYTNDPRGAYGIINIANFESNADFLATYKKDIKDFSLSFSVGGNARYQKGSNVTNATKSGTGLIVPGVYTIQNIAPANLDYNSSWFQRAIYSGYGLANIGYKDMVFLDVTARNDWSSTLPAANRSYFYPSASLSLLVNEMLPLTNQISMLKLRTGFAQVGNDANPYQLLGTLGNAGTWDGVPRLSTPGTLLISDLKPEIVTSYESGIDLNLFKNRLRFSGTYYMVENRNQILSTKLPPSSGYTLKNINAGLLVSKGFEFVLGGTPIDRNNWRWDINANWTRNRTTIKQLSDDLPYYTLWTDAKGGAWTYVGDEIGDIYDAKVVTVENKESPYYGYPILDQTGKWQSIDAINTKNKIGNFNPKFVMGLQTSISYKGFSLSMSFDWRNGGDFVSQTYRFGEENGQSQLFLDKLFNPNGLTGKALRDYLVANQDKMVLINGNNFPLVGGPTPDYGGYPFKYGPYTLPHGGVFIPGVVATGYDANGNPTGFKENLGETGTLILPFAGSTAWSFTRAFLYDASFLKMREITLGYDLPQSWLKKVGVQSANFSVYSRNIILWTAAKINIDPEMAFQQESSVQGGGSQFKQGIERYNVNPWVIPVGFKLGLTF; the protein is encoded by the coding sequence ATGATTGAAAACTCTACACTTTCCCAAATGCTGAGGTGTTTGGGAATGATGATGTTGGTAGTAGGGCTATGTATTTCCAAAACCGTAGCTCAAACAAGAACCGTCAGTGGAAAAATTACGTCCAAAGAAGACGGTGCTCCCATGCCAGGAGTCAATGTAATCCTAAAAGGTACTCAGAAAGGTTCGACCAGTAACGCCACTGGAACGTACAGCATCGAAGTCAGCGGGGCCAATCCCACGCTGGTATTTTCGTTTGTCGGTTATGATGCTTCAGAAGTACTCGTCGGCAACCGAAATGTGGTGGACATTGTACTTACCCCTGGGATTGAAAACCTGAAAGAGGTGGTCGTGACTGCCTTGGGTATCAAGCGCGAAGAAAAATCGCTGGGGTATTCTGTGGGTAAAATCGACAGCAAAGACCTGAACCGCGTGGCCCAAGAAAACGTCTTAAATGCCATGGCAGGAAAAGTAGCGGGCGTTACCATCAGCTCAACGGGCGGTACGGGGTCATCAGTTAGTATGGTGATTCGCGGTGCTACTTCGTTGAGTAGCGACAACCAGCCTTTGTTTGTGGTCGATGGGGTTCCGTTGGCCAACACCCTCAACAACATTAGCCAAGTCGGAAACGATAACCGAGCCGACTTCGGGAATTCTATTTCGAGCCTTAACCCCGACGATATCGAAAGTGTGTCGATTTTGAAAGGGCCAAGTGCGGCAGCGTTGTATGGTTCGCGGGCGGGGAACGGCGTAGTGCTCATTACCACAAAAAGCGGTTCTAAAGCCAAAAAAATGACGGTTTCGATTACTTCTAATACGGTTTTTGACAAACCATTTAAGTATTTGAAATGGCAAACTCAGTTTGGAACAGGGCAGTTTTCGGCCATTCCACCCTCCATCAGTGGTACACCTTTGAGTAATCCATTTGGAGGTTTGATTCAAGAAAACGTTGCGGCTACTTACGGCGCAGCTTTGGACAAAGGCTACGAAGAAGTACAATGGAACAGCCCCATTGGCGCCGATGGGAAGCCCATGAAAATGCCGCTCGTGTCGCACCCAAATAACGTTAGGAACTTTGTTCAAACAGGGGTGACTACCACCAACGGCGTCTCGATTGCCAACAGCACCGACATGTTTAACTACCGCTTGTCGTATTCAAATATGCAGCACAAGGGCATTGTCCCCAATTCTGATTTGTTTAGAAATACCATCAACTTAAATACATCGGTCAAAGTAAGCGACAAACTGCGGGTGAGTACCAACTTAGATTTGAGCCGCTCCAACTCAAACAACCGCCCCGCAGGAAACCGAGGTGCCAACCCGCTCCAATGGGCGTATGCCGTGTCGCCGCATACAGATATCCGTGACTTAGAAAATTATTGGCTGCCAGGGCAAGAAGGGTTGCAGCAGCGCTCGCAGTTCAAAGGCATTTGGAATAACCCGTACTTCTTAGCTTACGAAGTAAACAATAGTTTTGTGCGCGACCGTGCGTTTGGAAACATCAGAGCAGAATGGCAGATTACGCCCGAAATTAGTTTGATGGGCCGCTATGCCATAGATACTTACAACGAAAAACGCGAAATGAAAGTAGCCAATAGCTACACCAACGACCCGCGTGGCGCGTACGGAATCATCAACATCGCCAATTTTGAAAGCAATGCCGATTTCTTGGCGACTTACAAGAAAGACATAAAAGACTTCAGCTTGTCGTTTTCGGTGGGTGGAAATGCCCGTTACCAAAAAGGCTCAAACGTCACCAATGCCACCAAAAGCGGGACAGGCTTGATTGTGCCAGGGGTTTATACCATCCAAAACATTGCCCCTGCCAACCTTGACTATAACAGTTCGTGGTTTCAAAGAGCTATTTATAGTGGCTACGGATTGGCAAACATTGGGTACAAAGACATGGTGTTTTTGGACGTAACTGCCCGCAACGACTGGTCAAGTACGCTCCCAGCGGCCAACCGCTCGTATTTCTATCCATCGGCTTCGTTGAGCTTGTTGGTGAATGAAATGCTTCCGTTGACCAACCAAATCAGTATGTTGAAACTTCGTACAGGATTTGCGCAAGTGGGTAACGATGCCAACCCGTACCAATTGCTCGGAACACTAGGTAACGCAGGTACTTGGGATGGTGTGCCGCGCCTCAGCACGCCAGGTACGCTCCTAATTTCTGACCTCAAACCAGAAATCGTAACGTCGTACGAAAGTGGTATTGATCTCAATTTGTTCAAAAATCGTTTGCGCTTCTCTGGTACTTACTACATGGTAGAAAACCGCAACCAGATTCTAAGTACCAAACTTCCGCCGTCGTCGGGTTATACCCTTAAAAACATCAATGCAGGACTATTGGTGAGCAAAGGATTTGAATTTGTGTTGGGTGGAACACCCATCGACCGCAACAACTGGCGCTGGGACATCAATGCCAACTGGACCCGCAACCGTACAACTATCAAGCAACTTTCGGATGACTTGCCTTACTATACCCTCTGGACCGATGCCAAAGGAGGTGCTTGGACGTACGTAGGTGACGAAATTGGGGATATTTATGACGCCAAGGTAGTGACGGTTGAAAACAAAGAATCGCCCTATTATGGCTATCCTATTTTGGATCAAACGGGCAAGTGGCAGTCAATTGATGCCATCAATACCAAAAACAAAATCGGGAACTTCAACCCCAAATTTGTCATGGGCTTGCAGACCTCGATTTCGTACAAAGGCTTTAGCTTGAGTATGTCGTTCGACTGGCGTAATGGTGGCGACTTTGTTTCGCAGACGTATCGCTTTGGGGAAGAAAACGGACAGTCGCAGTTATTTTTGGATAAATTATTCAATCCTAACGGGTTGACAGGCAAAGCCCTGCGCGATTATTTGGTGGCAAACCAAGACAAAATGGTGCTTATCAACGGTAACAATTTTCCGTTGGTGGGAGGACCAACGCCTGATTATGGCGGTTATCCGTTTAAGTATGGCCCTTATACCCTTCCCCACGGAGGAGTGTTTATTCCTGGGGTAGTGGCAACGGGCTACGATGCCAACGGTAATCCAACAGGTTTCAAGGAAAATTTAGGAGAAACAGGGACGTTGATTCTACCATTTGCAGGAAGTACCGCTTGGTCGTTTACGAGAGCATTTTTGTACGATGCGTCTTTCCTCAAGATGCGTGAAATTACGCTTGGGTATGACTTGCCACAGAGTTGGTTGAAAAAAGTGGGTGTACAAAGCGCCAACTTCTCAGTTTATAGCCGTAACATTATTCTCTGGACAGCGGCCAAAATCAACATCGACCCAGAAATGGCATTCCAGCAGGAGTCGAGTGTACAAGGCGGTGGAAGTCAGTTTAAACAAGGTATCGAGCGTTATAACGTCAATCCTTGGGTTATTCCAGTAGGTTTCAAATTGGGTCTCACATTCTAA
- a CDS encoding glycerophosphodiester phosphodiesterase family protein has translation MMKKQWLWWSIMGLSIGTAWGQRNVKDIKKDFLNPKSNTVLVASHRAAHNQFPENSIPAIKEAIRLGVDILEIDVKVTSDGVPVIMHDATINRTTTGKGKLEEMTFAQLNQLFLIENGKATAEKIPTLEEALLLAKGHILVDLDLKTDKMDAVLEVIRKTKTEDIVIFFDSDYEILKYVDKKNKRYMLMPRAHSLAEADSAIVLFQPEIVHIDFSFYTPEVVETIKKHKSRVWINALGSVDAALRAGKTDEALGQLLKHGANVVQTDEPELLLKLLKERKIHL, from the coding sequence ATGATGAAAAAACAGTGGCTCTGGTGGAGTATAATGGGGTTGTCGATAGGGACGGCTTGGGGACAACGAAACGTCAAAGACATCAAAAAAGATTTCTTGAACCCCAAATCGAATACCGTACTGGTAGCCTCGCACCGAGCAGCGCACAACCAATTTCCCGAAAACTCCATTCCCGCCATCAAAGAAGCGATACGGCTAGGGGTAGATATTTTGGAGATTGATGTAAAAGTAACTTCCGATGGTGTACCCGTCATTATGCACGACGCGACCATCAATCGCACCACGACGGGCAAGGGAAAGTTAGAAGAAATGACCTTTGCGCAGCTCAATCAGCTTTTTTTGATTGAAAATGGCAAAGCAACCGCTGAAAAAATCCCGACGCTGGAAGAAGCGCTTTTGCTGGCTAAAGGCCATATTTTGGTCGATTTGGATCTAAAAACTGATAAAATGGACGCGGTTTTGGAGGTAATACGAAAAACCAAAACCGAAGATATTGTTATTTTCTTTGATAGTGATTACGAAATCCTGAAGTACGTTGACAAGAAAAACAAACGCTACATGTTGATGCCACGGGCGCATTCGCTGGCCGAAGCCGATTCGGCCATTGTGTTGTTTCAGCCCGAAATCGTCCACATCGACTTCTCGTTTTATACCCCCGAAGTGGTCGAAACCATCAAAAAGCACAAATCTCGAGTGTGGATAAATGCACTGGGATCTGTAGATGCGGCGCTTCGCGCAGGAAAAACCGACGAAGCGCTGGGGCAGCTTCTCAAACACGGAGCCAACGTGGTGCAAACCGACGAGCCCGAGTTGTTGTTGAAATTGCTCAAAGAACGAAAAATTCATTTGTAA
- a CDS encoding SusD/RagB family nutrient-binding outer membrane lipoprotein: MKMLKILSKSALALAIVVASSCSDRLTETNVNPNGIDPATANPNLMMPEVMNSAARAYLELGYGDVAGVAQHIQHDGWFSGVNHYDWGPQDWSGWYNMLRNNEFMYKRSVALNYKFHQGVALTMRSFIFGVITDLWGDAPYTSAVKGDQSDELLKPAFDSQEVIYKGIIADLKAASELFGTKDATGYTTGYDLFYAGNPTSWQKFANTLLLRYYMRVSDKMPAEAKAGIEAIYSSGIYIKTQAEDATMAYIGATAGNAWPGAVAFDQEQSNFRRKKPAQAFVNALVSTGDPRLKVWLAPVHVRWVADETLTTDVDKFIRKDGVIQQGVSYLTDLVLLAEVKKGVKYTRHYNPKLYKGTLDTGEYVGVPAGLIQPDTYNNNPTPGQTVQNQHVSQLAEIYRGSSGGLLKARLASSAEASFILAEAALKGWSVGTAQSHYNAGIKNSLETWGVGSQYDAFIAKQGVAFNNTLAQVMEQKWLANWTMATEAWFDYRRTGLPALKAGPASAEPVVAVRFNYGDNEVNFNRTNADAAINKLEVTKHSGLRGKNSQWSKPWVLQGTNKPW; the protein is encoded by the coding sequence ATGAAAATGTTAAAAATCTTATCAAAATCGGCGTTGGCCTTGGCAATTGTGGTTGCCTCGTCGTGTAGCGATCGTTTGACAGAAACAAACGTGAACCCTAACGGGATTGACCCAGCTACTGCCAACCCCAACCTAATGATGCCTGAGGTAATGAACTCGGCGGCAAGGGCCTATCTGGAACTTGGCTACGGCGACGTAGCAGGGGTAGCCCAGCACATCCAACACGACGGCTGGTTTAGTGGCGTCAACCACTATGACTGGGGCCCGCAAGATTGGAGCGGCTGGTACAACATGCTCCGTAACAACGAGTTTATGTATAAGCGTTCGGTTGCGCTCAACTACAAGTTCCACCAGGGCGTGGCGCTGACAATGCGCTCGTTTATCTTTGGGGTTATCACGGATTTGTGGGGAGATGCTCCTTATACATCGGCCGTAAAAGGAGATCAATCTGATGAGTTGTTGAAACCTGCTTTTGATAGCCAAGAAGTAATTTACAAAGGAATTATCGCTGATTTGAAGGCGGCTTCTGAGCTTTTTGGAACAAAAGATGCGACGGGTTATACGACAGGTTATGATTTGTTTTATGCAGGAAATCCTACCTCGTGGCAGAAATTTGCCAATACGTTGTTGTTGCGTTATTACATGCGTGTTTCTGACAAAATGCCTGCAGAAGCAAAAGCTGGAATCGAAGCGATTTATAGTTCAGGTATTTACATCAAAACCCAAGCAGAAGATGCCACCATGGCTTACATCGGTGCTACTGCTGGTAACGCATGGCCTGGCGCGGTAGCTTTTGACCAAGAGCAGTCAAACTTTAGAAGAAAGAAACCAGCACAGGCGTTTGTAAACGCACTTGTGTCAACGGGCGACCCTCGTTTGAAAGTATGGCTTGCCCCAGTTCACGTTCGCTGGGTGGCTGACGAAACGTTGACAACGGATGTTGATAAGTTTATCCGTAAAGATGGAGTGATTCAACAAGGTGTGAGCTATTTGACTGATTTAGTGCTACTTGCCGAAGTAAAAAAAGGAGTAAAATACACGCGTCATTACAATCCTAAGTTATACAAAGGAACATTGGATACGGGTGAGTATGTGGGTGTACCTGCAGGGCTTATCCAACCTGATACGTACAACAACAACCCAACGCCTGGCCAAACTGTACAAAACCAGCACGTATCTCAGTTGGCTGAAATTTACCGTGGAAGCAGCGGTGGATTGTTGAAAGCGCGTTTGGCATCATCGGCAGAAGCGTCGTTTATTTTGGCCGAAGCAGCTTTGAAAGGCTGGTCGGTAGGAACTGCTCAGTCACACTACAATGCAGGTATCAAAAATTCTCTTGAAACTTGGGGAGTAGGTTCGCAGTATGATGCGTTTATAGCTAAACAAGGTGTTGCATTTAACAATACTTTGGCGCAAGTGATGGAGCAAAAGTGGCTTGCCAACTGGACAATGGCAACCGAAGCGTGGTTTGATTACCGCCGTACAGGTTTGCCAGCGTTGAAAGCAGGGCCTGCTTCTGCCGAACCAGTGGTAGCGGTGCGTTTCAATTACGGAGACAATGAAGTAAACTTCAACCGTACTAATGCTGACGCAGCTATCAATAAATTAGAGGTAACAAAACATTCTGGTTTAAGAGGAAAAAATAGCCAATGGTCGAAACCTTGGGTTCTTCAAGGGACGAATAAGCCTTGGTAA
- a CDS encoding SusD/RagB family nutrient-binding outer membrane lipoprotein: MKIKNFKSTCLVLLFSCTVFSCKDLTVLNENPNGVNPANANPNLVLSTVLTESGKAFVNLGYQDIAGVMQHTQKDGWSGGHNEYDWGGSQSWAGYYDILRNNQYVYDRAIAVNSELHQGIALVMKSMMFGLITDLWGDAPYTSALKGADGGAANTFPSYDSQESIYTGILADLEKANTMLSKNATDYPVTVGTADVYYAGAPAKWRKLANSLALRYYMRISSKKPDVAKAGIEKIVGNATQYPIITAIADDCAMPFAGNSNDDSWPANAIYDASESNYRRIKMAATFVDRLLAIKDPRLGVWANKVKIQLVVDPSLPKGTDKIDGNKRYLSPDKVAGKDYNTNEYVGLPTAIVGGASYNLSPTAEQAANNPHVSWLNDIYKQAKGTLLKSRLMSAAEVRFILAEAALKGWAVGDAKTHYEAGVKASLDTWGVGSSYATYIAGDGVKYDGTLKQIIEQKWISSWTAAQEAWFDYRRTGFPALVAGPQAKRKVLPVRFFYMLDERNLNKVNAESAMSKLEQTEFSAADGKNSPWSKPWVAQGTSKPW, encoded by the coding sequence ATGAAAATCAAGAACTTTAAATCAACTTGCTTGGTGCTTTTGTTTTCTTGTACGGTATTTTCTTGTAAAGATTTAACTGTACTCAACGAAAACCCCAACGGCGTCAATCCTGCCAATGCCAATCCAAACTTGGTGTTATCAACCGTTTTGACAGAAAGCGGAAAGGCGTTTGTCAACTTGGGCTACCAAGACATTGCGGGCGTGATGCAGCATACCCAAAAAGACGGCTGGAGTGGTGGCCACAACGAGTATGATTGGGGTGGAAGCCAAAGCTGGGCAGGGTATTATGATATTTTGCGTAACAACCAATACGTCTATGACCGTGCCATCGCTGTCAATTCAGAGTTACATCAAGGTATCGCGCTGGTGATGAAATCTATGATGTTTGGGTTGATTACCGACCTTTGGGGGGATGCGCCCTATACTTCGGCCTTAAAAGGAGCTGATGGCGGCGCTGCCAATACGTTTCCTTCGTACGATTCGCAAGAGTCGATTTACACGGGAATTTTGGCCGACCTTGAGAAAGCAAACACAATGCTCTCCAAAAATGCGACGGACTATCCCGTAACTGTTGGTACAGCCGATGTCTATTATGCAGGAGCGCCTGCTAAATGGCGTAAGTTAGCCAACTCTTTGGCGTTGCGTTATTACATGCGCATTTCGAGCAAAAAACCTGATGTAGCCAAAGCAGGCATTGAAAAAATTGTAGGAAATGCGACGCAGTATCCCATCATTACGGCCATTGCTGACGACTGCGCCATGCCTTTTGCGGGAAATAGCAACGACGATTCTTGGCCAGCAAATGCCATTTATGACGCCAGTGAGAGCAACTACCGTCGTATCAAAATGGCGGCTACGTTTGTAGATAGATTGTTAGCCATCAAAGACCCGCGCCTGGGAGTTTGGGCCAATAAAGTAAAAATTCAGTTGGTAGTGGATCCCTCTTTGCCTAAGGGAACGGACAAAATTGACGGCAACAAACGCTATTTGTCGCCCGATAAAGTGGCTGGAAAAGACTATAATACCAACGAATACGTAGGGCTGCCAACGGCCATTGTGGGGGGCGCTTCGTATAACCTCAGCCCAACCGCCGAACAAGCGGCAAACAACCCACACGTATCGTGGTTAAACGATATTTACAAACAAGCCAAAGGAACACTTTTGAAGTCGCGTTTGATGTCAGCCGCCGAAGTACGTTTTATTTTGGCCGAAGCTGCGCTGAAAGGCTGGGCGGTAGGCGATGCCAAAACGCATTATGAAGCAGGAGTAAAAGCCTCTTTAGATACTTGGGGCGTAGGAAGCAGCTATGCTACTTACATCGCAGGAGATGGGGTAAAATACGATGGAACGTTGAAACAAATCATTGAGCAAAAATGGATTTCGAGTTGGACAGCAGCGCAAGAAGCGTGGTTTGATTACCGCAGAACAGGCTTCCCTGCGTTGGTAGCAGGGCCACAAGCCAAGCGCAAAGTATTGCCAGTTCGGTTTTTCTACATGCTCGACGAACGTAATTTGAACAAAGTGAACGCCGAAAGTGCGATGAGTAAACTAGAACAAACGGAGTTTTCGGCGGCAGATGGTAAAAATAGTCCATGGTCAAAGCCATGGGTAGCCCAAGGAACAAGCAAACCTTGGTAA